One genomic window of Sodaliphilus pleomorphus includes the following:
- a CDS encoding bifunctional folylpolyglutamate synthase/dihydrofolate synthase — translation MNYDETIDYLYKQLPMFERQGSAGYKPGLGTSMALDDTFGNPHRHYKCIHVAGTNGKGSVSHLLATTLQQAGYKVGLYTSPHIVDFRERIRVDGNMIPREAVVDFMQRYFDSHFQGRPSFFELTSTMAFDYFRQCKVDLAVIEVGLGGRLDSTNIINPVLSVITNISLDHTQFLGDTLAQIAGEKAGIIKHGTPVVVGEAEGEVRKVFQDKASNMQAPITFAQDRPIVTAGHNDDGRLQLDTAMGPITDELGGIYQVRNANTVLHCIEALRQQGFDISDEATRWAFGHVEELSGLIGRWQTLRHKPKVVCDSGHNLGAFGYIVEQLHQEHYHHLHMVLGFMHDKDIDDILDMLPREATYYYCNAQSPRALPAQALKEKAAAHQLAGNSYPTAQAAYKAALQAARHDDFVYVGGSMYVLAEILGQAKAQ, via the coding sequence ATGAACTACGACGAAACAATCGACTACCTCTACAAGCAGCTGCCCATGTTTGAGCGGCAAGGCAGCGCTGGCTACAAGCCCGGCCTGGGCACAAGCATGGCGCTCGACGACACATTTGGCAACCCCCACAGGCACTACAAGTGCATACACGTGGCCGGCACCAACGGCAAGGGTTCGGTGTCGCACCTGCTGGCTACAACATTGCAGCAGGCCGGCTACAAGGTGGGGCTCTATACCTCACCCCACATTGTCGACTTCAGGGAGCGCATACGCGTCGACGGCAACATGATACCGCGCGAGGCGGTGGTCGACTTCATGCAACGCTATTTCGACAGCCACTTCCAGGGCCGGCCCAGCTTCTTCGAGCTCACGTCGACCATGGCCTTCGACTACTTCAGGCAGTGCAAGGTGGACCTGGCTGTGATAGAAGTGGGACTGGGCGGACGGCTCGACAGCACCAACATCATCAACCCTGTGCTGAGTGTGATCACCAACATCTCGCTCGACCACACCCAGTTTCTGGGCGACACGCTCGCCCAGATAGCAGGCGAGAAAGCCGGCATCATCAAGCACGGCACGCCTGTGGTGGTGGGCGAAGCCGAAGGCGAAGTGCGCAAGGTGTTTCAAGACAAGGCCAGCAACATGCAGGCCCCCATCACATTTGCCCAAGACCGCCCGATAGTGACTGCCGGGCACAACGACGACGGCCGGCTGCAGCTCGACACGGCAATGGGCCCCATCACCGACGAACTGGGCGGCATTTACCAGGTGCGTAACGCCAATACGGTGCTGCATTGCATCGAGGCCTTGCGCCAGCAGGGCTTCGACATCAGTGACGAGGCCACGCGATGGGCATTTGGACACGTCGAAGAGCTGTCGGGACTCATAGGGCGCTGGCAGACGCTGCGACACAAGCCCAAGGTGGTGTGCGACTCGGGGCACAACCTGGGCGCATTTGGCTACATCGTCGAGCAACTGCACCAAGAGCACTACCACCACTTGCACATGGTGCTGGGGTTCATGCACGACAAAGACATCGACGACATACTCGACATGCTGCCCCGCGAAGCCACCTACTACTACTGCAACGCCCAGTCGCCCCGTGCCCTGCCGGCACAAGCCCTGAAAGAGAAAGCCGCTGCCCACCAGCTGGCGGGCAACAGCTACCCCACCGCGCAGGCTGCCTACAAGGCGGCCCTGCAAGCGGCTCGCCACGACGACTTCGTCTATGTAGGCGGCAGCATGTATGTGCTGGCCGAAATTCTGGGCCAGGCCAAAGCCCAATAG
- a CDS encoding chromate transporter, which yields MKIKDNIYIQLFTTFFKIGLFTFGGGWAMISIIQREIVGKWHWIEEDDFLDLLAIAQSMPGILAVNISTVIGDRLRGVKGSLAASIGTIVPSFVIILLIAIFLTPDTIKNNATLTAIFKGIRPAVVALIIAPVITTAKSAKIGWKTIAIPVAVALLIYSKWAYVSNPIVYIVLGAVGGYIYYVNWVAPTERKEGKQ from the coding sequence ATGAAAATTAAAGACAACATCTACATTCAGCTATTCACCACGTTTTTCAAGATAGGGTTGTTCACCTTCGGGGGCGGATGGGCCATGATATCGATCATTCAGCGCGAAATTGTGGGCAAGTGGCACTGGATTGAGGAGGACGACTTTCTCGACCTGCTGGCCATCGCCCAGTCGATGCCCGGCATACTGGCAGTGAACATATCTACCGTGATAGGCGACCGGCTGCGCGGGGTGAAAGGGAGCCTGGCAGCATCGATAGGCACAATCGTTCCCTCGTTTGTCATCATCTTGCTCATCGCCATCTTTCTCACACCCGACACCATCAAGAACAATGCCACGCTCACGGCCATATTCAAGGGGATAAGGCCTGCTGTGGTGGCCTTGATCATCGCGCCAGTGATAACCACAGCCAAGAGTGCCAAGATAGGCTGGAAAACGATAGCCATACCGGTGGCAGTGGCACTGCTCATCTACTCCAAATGGGCCTACGTGTCAAACCCCATCGTCTACATCGTGCTGGGTGCTGTGGGCGGCTACATCTACTATGTGAACTGGGTGGCACCCACAGAGAGAAAGGAGGGCAAGCAATGA
- a CDS encoding group II intron maturase-specific domain-containing protein encodes MCVHPKTKAKLRTKLKELPSRSNGWGYEKRKEKLTYAIRGWVNYFRLAEMRNFLRETDEWLRSRIRMCIWKCWKRVRTRFKNLQRCGIAKWQAWQWANTRKGYWRTVHSPILTRAISNENLKRAHYPTLTEYYEKKHPR; translated from the coding sequence TTGTGCGTTCATCCGAAGACCAAAGCCAAACTGCGCACAAAGTTGAAAGAACTGCCATCGCGCAGTAACGGCTGGGGCTACGAGAAGCGCAAGGAGAAACTGACCTATGCAATCCGAGGGTGGGTGAACTACTTTCGGCTTGCCGAGATGCGCAACTTTCTAAGGGAAACCGATGAATGGTTGCGTAGTCGCATACGCATGTGTATATGGAAATGCTGGAAACGAGTGCGGACACGCTTCAAGAACCTACAAAGATGTGGCATCGCCAAATGGCAGGCATGGCAGTGGGCAAATACCCGAAAAGGCTATTGGCGCACCGTCCATAGCCCCATACTTACACGTGCTATATCCAATGAGAACTTGAAACGAGCGCACTATCCCACGCTTACGGAATATTACGAGAAAAAGCACCCGCGTTAA
- the clpB gene encoding ATP-dependent chaperone ClpB produces MTFNNYTIKAQEIVQKAVQLCQGNKNQALEPVHLLKAVMTEGDAVVKFIFQKLDIAQAMIERPLEEELARLPKISGGEPYLSNDSSKTLEKATDYATKQGDQYVTVEAILMGIFLTSSPASTILKNAGVTEKDLQAAIAELRQGKKATAEGAEEQYNALSKYAINLCERARQGKLDPVIGRDDEIRRVLQILSRRTKNNPILIGEPGTGKTAIVEGLAQRIVRGDVPENLKQKQVFSLDMGALIAGAKYQGEFEERLKAVINEVTKSNGNIILFIDEIHTLVGAGKSGGAMDAANILKPALARGDLRSIGATTLDEYQKYFEKDKALERRFQVVMVDEPSEDDAIAILRGLKEKYENHHKVRIKDDAIIAAVQLSQRYISDRFLPDKAIDLMDEAAAKLRIEMDSVPTGLDEVTRKITQLEIERQAIKRDGDAQRIAQLDKEIAELKEKESSYKAKWKSEKELINKIQQNKIDMEQLNFEAEKAERNGDYARVAEIRYSLLKQKQDENKAIQEKLKAMQGDKALIKEEVDADDIADVVSRWTGIPVTKMMQSEKDKLLHLEEELHKRVVGQDEAITAIADAVRRSRAGLNDPRRPIGSFIFLGTTGVGKTELAKALADYLFNDENMMTRIDMSEYQEKFSVTRLIGSPPGYVGYDEGGQLTEAVRRKPYSVVLFDEIEKAHPDVFNILLQVLDDGRLTDNKGRTVNFKNTIIIMTSNLGSDLIRERFEHLNQTNRHEVIEKTKADVFAMLKKHMRPEFLNRIDDIIMFTPLDEEQIQQIVRMQMRNVAKMLAHNGITLNTTDAAIKVLAQAGYDPEFGARPVKRAIQDLVLNRLSKDIIGQRVNRDKPITIDATAGELTFNN; encoded by the coding sequence ATGACATTCAACAACTACACAATCAAAGCACAAGAAATTGTTCAGAAGGCCGTTCAGCTATGCCAAGGCAACAAGAACCAGGCCCTTGAGCCTGTGCACCTTCTGAAGGCCGTGATGACCGAAGGCGATGCGGTTGTGAAGTTCATTTTCCAGAAGCTCGACATAGCACAAGCCATGATTGAGCGGCCACTTGAAGAGGAACTTGCCCGCCTGCCCAAGATATCCGGCGGAGAACCCTACTTGAGCAACGACTCAAGCAAGACCCTTGAGAAGGCCACCGACTATGCCACCAAGCAAGGCGACCAGTATGTGACCGTCGAGGCCATACTGATGGGTATTTTCCTCACCAGCTCTCCAGCATCGACCATACTGAAGAATGCTGGCGTGACCGAAAAGGACCTGCAGGCTGCCATCGCCGAGCTGCGACAGGGCAAGAAAGCCACTGCCGAGGGTGCCGAGGAGCAATACAACGCCCTCTCGAAGTATGCCATCAACCTGTGTGAGCGTGCCCGCCAGGGCAAGCTCGACCCGGTGATAGGTCGTGACGACGAGATACGCCGCGTGCTGCAAATCTTGAGCCGGCGCACCAAGAACAACCCCATCCTCATAGGCGAGCCTGGTACCGGCAAGACGGCCATCGTCGAGGGCCTGGCGCAGCGCATCGTGCGCGGCGACGTGCCCGAGAACCTGAAGCAGAAGCAAGTGTTCTCGCTCGACATGGGCGCCCTCATAGCTGGTGCAAAATACCAAGGCGAGTTTGAGGAGCGGCTCAAGGCCGTGATCAACGAGGTGACCAAGTCTAATGGCAACATCATCCTCTTCATCGACGAGATACACACCCTGGTGGGTGCCGGCAAGAGCGGCGGCGCCATGGATGCAGCCAACATTCTCAAGCCAGCCCTGGCCCGTGGCGACCTGCGCAGCATTGGCGCCACCACCCTCGACGAGTACCAGAAGTACTTTGAAAAGGACAAGGCACTTGAGCGGCGTTTCCAGGTGGTGATGGTCGACGAGCCAAGCGAGGACGACGCCATCGCCATACTGCGCGGCTTGAAAGAGAAATATGAGAATCACCACAAGGTGCGTATCAAGGACGACGCCATCATCGCTGCCGTGCAGCTCAGCCAGCGCTACATAAGCGACCGCTTCTTGCCCGACAAGGCCATCGACCTGATGGATGAGGCTGCCGCCAAACTGCGCATCGAGATGGACTCGGTGCCTACGGGTCTCGACGAGGTGACACGCAAAATCACCCAGCTCGAAATCGAGCGCCAGGCCATCAAGCGCGACGGCGACGCCCAGCGCATTGCCCAGCTCGACAAGGAGATCGCCGAACTCAAGGAGAAGGAAAGCTCCTACAAGGCCAAGTGGAAGAGCGAGAAAGAGCTCATCAACAAGATCCAGCAGAACAAAATCGACATGGAGCAGCTCAACTTTGAGGCCGAAAAAGCCGAGCGCAACGGCGACTATGCCCGTGTGGCCGAGATACGCTACTCGCTATTGAAACAGAAACAAGACGAGAACAAAGCCATACAGGAGAAGCTCAAGGCCATGCAAGGCGACAAGGCCCTCATCAAGGAGGAAGTCGACGCCGACGATATTGCCGATGTGGTGAGCCGCTGGACGGGGATACCCGTGACCAAGATGATGCAGAGCGAAAAAGACAAGCTCCTGCACCTCGAGGAGGAACTCCACAAGCGTGTCGTGGGTCAGGACGAGGCCATCACTGCCATTGCCGACGCCGTGCGCCGCAGCCGTGCAGGCCTCAACGACCCGCGCCGTCCAATAGGCTCATTCATCTTCCTGGGCACCACTGGTGTGGGTAAGACCGAGCTGGCCAAGGCACTGGCCGACTACCTGTTTAACGACGAGAACATGATGACCCGTATCGACATGAGCGAGTATCAAGAGAAGTTCAGTGTCACCAGGCTCATCGGTTCGCCTCCAGGCTATGTGGGCTACGACGAGGGCGGACAGCTCACCGAGGCCGTGCGCCGCAAGCCCTACTCGGTAGTGCTCTTCGACGAGATTGAGAAGGCTCACCCCGATGTGTTCAACATCTTGCTGCAAGTGCTCGACGACGGCCGCCTCACCGACAACAAGGGCCGCACCGTGAACTTCAAGAACACCATCATCATCATGACCAGCAACCTGGGCAGCGACCTGATACGTGAGCGCTTTGAGCACCTCAACCAGACCAACCGCCACGAGGTGATCGAGAAGACCAAGGCCGACGTGTTTGCCATGCTCAAGAAGCACATGCGTCCCGAGTTCTTGAACCGTATCGACGACATCATCATGTTCACGCCTCTCGACGAGGAGCAGATACAGCAAATCGTGAGGATGCAGATGCGCAACGTGGCAAAGATGCTCGCACACAACGGCATCACGCTCAACACCACCGATGCAGCCATCAAGGTGCTGGCACAGGCTGGCTACGACCCCGAGTTTGGTGCTCGTCCGGTGAAGCGTGCCATTCAAGACCTGGTGCTCAACCGCTTGAGCAAAGACATCATTGGGCAGCGTGTGAACCGCGACAAGCCCATCACCATCGATGCCACAGCCGGCGAGCTCACCTTCAACAACTAA
- the rpmI gene encoding 50S ribosomal protein L35, with protein MPKVKTNSGAKKRFSFTGTGKIKRKHAYKSHILTKKTKKVKKNLRKFAIVDRTNLNSIRLLLNKK; from the coding sequence ATGCCAAAAGTTAAGACTAATTCCGGTGCTAAAAAAAGGTTCTCCTTTACCGGAACAGGTAAGATTAAGCGTAAACATGCTTACAAGAGTCACATCTTGACAAAGAAGACTAAAAAGGTGAAGAAAAACCTGCGCAAGTTTGCTATTGTCGACAGGACCAACCTCAACTCGATTCGTCTTCTTCTCAACAAGAAATAA
- a CDS encoding chromate transporter: MTETYLKLVWAYLKIGLFGFGGGYAMLSLIQNEIVGSSWCPQITNQTFTDIVAISQMTPGPIGINSATYIGYVACGNSVLGSLVATIAVVLPPFVLVLYASHFITKHENSTIIKGAFMGLRPVVVGLIASAALLLMNGENFGTTEPDIIKSVLLCAGSFGVVYFTKIHPILVIIAAGIIGYFIFI; the protein is encoded by the coding sequence ATGACCGAGACCTATCTCAAGCTCGTGTGGGCTTACTTGAAAATCGGGTTGTTCGGCTTCGGTGGCGGCTATGCCATGCTCTCGCTCATCCAAAACGAGATAGTGGGCTCGAGCTGGTGCCCGCAAATCACCAACCAGACCTTTACCGACATTGTGGCCATCTCGCAGATGACGCCAGGCCCCATAGGCATCAACAGTGCCACCTACATTGGCTATGTGGCCTGCGGCAACAGTGTGCTCGGGTCGCTGGTGGCCACCATAGCCGTGGTGCTGCCGCCCTTTGTGCTGGTGCTCTATGCCAGCCACTTCATCACCAAGCACGAGAACAGCACCATCATCAAGGGGGCCTTTATGGGCTTGCGTCCGGTGGTGGTGGGCCTCATTGCCTCGGCAGCGCTGTTGCTCATGAACGGCGAAAACTTTGGCACGACCGAGCCCGACATCATCAAGTCGGTGCTGCTGTGCGCCGGCAGCTTCGGCGTGGTCTATTTCACCAAGATTCACCCCATACTGGTCATCATAGCAGCCGGCATCATAGGCTACTTCATTTTTATATAG
- the rplT gene encoding 50S ribosomal protein L20 — translation MPRSVNHVASRAKRKRILKLTRGYFGARKNVWTVAKNTWEKGLTYAYRDRKAKKRNFRALWIQRINAAARLEDLSYSKLMGLLHKAGIEINRKVLADLAMNNPEAFKAIVEKAKNA, via the coding sequence ATGCCAAGATCAGTAAATCACGTTGCTTCAAGAGCTAAACGTAAAAGGATTTTAAAACTTACAAGAGGTTATTTCGGCGCTCGTAAAAACGTGTGGACCGTTGCCAAGAACACTTGGGAAAAAGGTCTCACCTATGCCTATCGCGACCGCAAGGCTAAGAAGCGCAACTTCCGTGCTCTGTGGATTCAGCGCATCAACGCTGCCGCACGCCTGGAAGACCTTTCCTACTCCAAGCTCATGGGCTTGCTTCACAAGGCAGGTATCGAGATCAACCGCAAGGTGCTCGCCGACCTGGCTATGAACAATCCTGAGGCTTTCAAGGCTATCGTTGAAAAAGCCAAGAACGCCTAA